One Ilumatobacter fluminis genomic window, CGCGAGGCCGACACCGATGATCGAGCCGAGGATGAGCCCGCCGAGGGCGAGCCGGAACGTGTACCAGGCGTACCCGACGACGGCGACCCAGAGCGGACGCGAGTCGGCGGCGGTGCTCTCGTTCTCGAACAGCCTCGACACCATGTCCCAGGTGTGCGGCATCGCACGATCGGACGTCTTGGGGAGGATGTTCATGCCGAGGACCGAGCCGCCGTCCTCGGGGCCGATCCACTTGTAGAACTCCCACCACGCCGCGACGAGCACCAGCGCGAGCACGAACATCGCTGCGCGCCGGGCACCGCGGGCGATCACCGCCGGCCTCCCGCTCGGGCGAGCGCAGATCGGGTCACGTCTTGGCGAGCTTGGTCTCGTTGACGAACGGGATGACGCGCTCGCCGTACTCGGTGAGGGTGTGGTCCTTGCCGTCGTGCTGGAGGTAGATCGAGAACTGGTCGACACCGAGCTCGCGCAGTTCGGCGAGGCGCTCGAGCTGCGCCGACGGCGGCCCGAGGATGCAGAACCGGTCGACGATCTCGTCGGGCACGAAGTCGGCGTGGGTGTTGCCGGCCTGGCCGTGCTGGTTGTAGTCGTAGCCCTGGCGGCCCTTGATGTAGTCGGTGAGCGCCTGCGGCACGGCGTCGGTCTCGTCGCCGTAGCGCGTGACGATGTCAGCGACGTGGTTGCCGACCATGCCACCGAACCAGCGCACCTGGTCGCGCATGTATTCGATGTCGTCGCCCACGTAGGCGGGCGCCGCCACACAGATCGTGATGTCGTCGGGGTCGCGACCGGCGTCAGCCGCTGCGGTACGGACTGCCGAGATCGTCCACTCGGCGATCTGGGTGTCGGCGAGCTGGAGGATGAACCCGTCGCACGTCTCACCGATCATCTTGAGCGCCTTGGGGCCGTAGCCGGCGCCCCAGACCTCGAGCTCCGATTTCTCCGCCCACGGCAACGTGATGGTGGAACCCTTGTAGTCGACGCTGCGGCCGTTGGCGAGTTCGCGGATCACGTTGACGGCGTCGGTCATCGTGGCGAGCGTGGTCGGCTTGCCGTTGGTGACACGCACCGCCGAGTCGCCGCGACCGATGCCGCAGACGGTTCGGTTGCCGTACATCTCGTTGAGCGTGGCGTACGTGGACGCGGTGACGGTCCAGTCTCGGGTGGCCGGGTTGGTGACCATCGGCCCGACGATCACGTTGCGCGTCTCGGCGAGGATCTGGGAGTGGATGACGTACGGCTCCTCCCACAAGATGTGCGAATCGAACGTCCACACGTGTGAGAAGCCGAGGGCTTCGGCACGCTTGGCCAGGTCGATCACCCGCCTCGCAGGCGGTGTGGTTTGGAGGACGATCCCGATGTCCATGGAGCGACACTAGCGATCGTCTTGACAGGCCGTAAAGGAGACGGTGCCCTGTCACGCAGCGTTCACAAACCCGGTCGGATGGGGTCAGACCCCAACCGACCAACGGACGCTGTGGCCAATGCGCTGCTCGTCGGTTGGGGTCTGACCCCATCCGACTGACATCATCCGACGGCTGCGGGTTCGAGGGTGCGTGCCATGACGTGGGAATCGTCGAGCGTGTCGACGATGTCGAACCCGAGGGAGCGGTAGAAACCGATCGCTCGCTCGTTGCGCTGGTCGACTTCGAGGTGCACCCCGTGCGCGCCTGCGTCGGCGAGCGCCTGCATCATCTGCGTCATGGCGGCACGCCCCACGCCGCGGCCACGGCAACGTTCGAGGAGGTCGATGTGGAGGTGAGCCGGGAACCGCTCGACCAGTTCGTCGGCGACGGGGTACGGCGCATCGAACAGTTCCAGGATCTCGCGGTCGGCCGGAGTGAGCAACGCGGTGTCGACGACGTCGTACCTCCGTCGTAGCGGCGCGAACCAGTCGAGTTCGCGTTCGGCGAGGAACGTCGGCGTCGATGGCGTACCGAGGACGTAGCCGGCGATGCCGCGCTCGTCGACGACGGCGAACGACCTGCCCGACGCCAACTCGACGTACGGCCCGACGAACACGTGACCGATCAGATCCGGGTCGCCGTGCTGAGCGGTCGCGTCGTCGCCACCGTCGCCGGTGACGAGCGCCACCCGGTAGAGCGCCGGCAGATCGGACGATGCTGCCGCCATCAGTTCGAACATCTCAGAAACCTACTGTTCATAGACCAATTTGAAACGATCAGAATGCTGTGACCAGGTCTAACGTGCTCCATTTTGCATGACGCGCTTGACCAATGTGGTACACAGTAATGCCATGACGAAG contains:
- a CDS encoding TIGR03842 family LLM class F420-dependent oxidoreductase, with protein sequence MDIGIVLQTTPPARRVIDLAKRAEALGFSHVWTFDSHILWEEPYVIHSQILAETRNVIVGPMVTNPATRDWTVTASTYATLNEMYGNRTVCGIGRGDSAVRVTNGKPTTLATMTDAVNVIRELANGRSVDYKGSTITLPWAEKSELEVWGAGYGPKALKMIGETCDGFILQLADTQIAEWTISAVRTAAADAGRDPDDITICVAAPAYVGDDIEYMRDQVRWFGGMVGNHVADIVTRYGDETDAVPQALTDYIKGRQGYDYNQHGQAGNTHADFVPDEIVDRFCILGPPSAQLERLAELRELGVDQFSIYLQHDGKDHTLTEYGERVIPFVNETKLAKT
- a CDS encoding GNAT family N-acetyltransferase, with the translated sequence MFELMAAASSDLPALYRVALVTGDGGDDATAQHGDPDLIGHVFVGPYVELASGRSFAVVDERGIAGYVLGTPSTPTFLAERELDWFAPLRRRYDVVDTALLTPADREILELFDAPYPVADELVERFPAHLHIDLLERCRGRGVGRAAMTQMMQALADAGAHGVHLEVDQRNERAIGFYRSLGFDIVDTLDDSHVMARTLEPAAVG